Below is a genomic region from Bacillus mycoides.
AAATCCTAAAACTTATGGCTAAAACATTTTGACAGTTACTTTTCTGTCCTCTATTTGTTATAAGTTGAAATCATTTAATAATCCCACTTTCTAAAATCTTTAATACCAGCGTTACTTTAATACTTGCTTCTGAAAATGTATTCGGCCATTCATTTTCGACTTTTTCCAATGCTCATATTGAAAAGTACGTGCATAGTCACCAAATCCAAATGGATCTAGCTTCTGCCTTTGTACTTTATGAATTAGATCATTTAAATCATGATTTAGCTGTATCATAATAAGTGCAACTAGTTCCCCTTTATCTTTCTTCATATTTACATCGAATGTACGCTCGGCAATAGATAAATCAAATAACTATCTTTAAGAAGAATTACTTCATAATGAAAGGAAATCATAGCAATATAAAGA
It encodes:
- a CDS encoding Ger(x)C family spore germination C-terminal domain-containing protein; its protein translation is MKKDKGELVALIMIQLNHDLNDLIHKVQRQKLDPFGFGDYARTFQYEHWKKSKMNGRIHFQKQVLK